A genomic window from Anopheles merus strain MAF unplaced genomic scaffold, AmerM5.1 LNR4000901, whole genome shotgun sequence includes:
- the LOC121603172 gene encoding LOW QUALITY PROTEIN: apoptosis-resistant E3 ubiquitin protein ligase 1-like (The sequence of the model RefSeq protein was modified relative to this genomic sequence to represent the inferred CDS: inserted 3 bases in 3 codons) translates to MFNMWAPESEINSIAFTNIRHSVSASSGISTLSSCGDPERLPELPPGDEQRLQRAALTLQQKLILREWLKEHRLQHHYSRLVAIEVTALEDVYWLEDSRASQILGKDWPIWSSARQKLPTSKANLEALKADLWSTVVKSSQHQDAWTWGGMLVVSVSVAGLVTLAAMTQPSLAPEARHSLLQYVTGKYLLPANCKVHWDWTEPAXVGGTMCFTVRFHQRNGQAYPICDTDQFFVEVTEGTRKIVTISELGSPTDPNNANIARVKFTVRTAGQYKISVLIGSSHIAGSPFTKTFAPGPMDARRSRLIRPASTVVCCAGAPTFLHIEPRDEHGNTCQFEADCDPIKGYSIDIFDLYGNHSDKFGSAVTFSYDKVNARISLTALFPEPVCLRAVVAYETQPIPNGDFDIIVLSSSDTTLVHKNIASRKHNICYEAKLFSIYGQQRWTKPRKVLCYVGPKQVTIKEMILKIIPKRIATFRLCPSTKFHFLPPSTIQMNNGHGAIFIIDDGCQPKIELASKERNVIAATFTHFLLKNIGGSETFKDKQDFFXHEVRLVRKFHSNYYHEKLSLKVQRDKILESSMKATKNFSVSDWCGNXEVTFQGEQGIDWGGLRREWFELVCSALFDPRGGLFCTFHDKRQALVHPNPNRPPHLKLKHFEFAGKVVGKCLYESALGGTYRQLVRARFSRSFLAQLIGLRVHYKYFEQDDPDLYLSKIKYILETDLDTSENLELYFVEEMYDQSGQLQKTVELIPNGAKVRVTNATKNQYLDALAQQRLCNNVREEIDSFLKGLNGIIPDNLLSIFDENELELLLCGTGEYSIADFRANHIINGGSAEFRRVLGWFWAAVGNFSQTEMARLLQFTTGCSQLPPGGFQELNPRFQITAAPTFGNLPTAHLFQQLCLPDYESYEQFEKALMFAISEGTEGFGMV, encoded by the exons GTATCTCTACACTCTCGAGCTGTGGAGATCCAGAGCGCCTACCGGAGCTACCACCGGGTGATGAACAGCGTCTTCAGCGAGCTGCCTTGACTCTACAACAGAAACTAATACTTCGCGAGTGGCTTAAGGAGCACCGGCTGCAGCATCATTATTCCAG ATTGGTTGCCATCGAGGTTACGGCACTGGAAGATGTGTACTGGCTGGAAGATTCCCGCGCCAGCCAAATCCTCGGCAAGGATTGGCCGATCTGGTCGAGCGCGCGCCAAAAACTGCCAACCTCCAAAGCCAACCTGGAAGCCTTAAAAGCCGACCTGTGGTCCACGGTGGTCAAGTCCAGCCAGCACCAGGATGCCTGGACCTGGGGCGGCATGCTCGTCGTCTCGGTGTCCGTCGCCGGGCTGGTCACGCTGGCCGCCATGACGCAACCGTCCCTCGCACCGGAAGCACGCCACTCGCTCCTGCAGTACGTCACCGGCAAGTATCTGCTTCCCGCGAACTGCAAGGTGCACTGGGACTGGACCGAACCGG GGGTCGGCGGCACGATGTGCTTTACCGTCCGGTTCCATCAGCGCAACGGCCAGGCCTATCCCATCTGTGATACGGATCAGTTTTTCGTGGAGGTGACCGAAGGTACGCGCAAGATCGTCACGATCAGCGAGCTCGGCTCGCCGACCGATCCGAACAACGCCAACATTGCGCGGGTCAAGTTTACCGTGCGCACCGCCGGTCAGTACAAAATCTCGGTCCTGATCGGGTCTAGTCATATCGCGGGCAGTCCGTTTACGAAAACGTTCGCCCCTGGGCCGATGGATGCCCGTCGGTCGCGTCTGATCAGACCCGCCAGTACGGTTGTGTGCTGTGCCGGTGCACCAACCTTCCTGCATATTGAGCCGCGGGACGAGCACGGCAACACGTGCCAGTTTGAGGCGGACTGTGACCCGATCAAAGGCTACAGCATCGACATCTTCGATCTCTACGGTAACCATAGTGATAAGTTTGGCAGTGCGGTAACGTTCTCGTACGATAAGGTGAATGCGCGCATCAGCCTGACCGCTCTGTTCCCGGAGCCGGTGTGCCTGCGGGCGGTGGTCGCGTACGAGACGCAACCGATCCCGAACGGGGACTTTGACATTATTGTGCTGAGCAGCAGTGATACGACGCTGGTGCATAAGAATATTGCCTCACGCAAGCACAACATCTGCTACGAGGCGAAGCTGTTCAGCATTTATGGGCAGCAGCGATGGACCAAACCGCGCAAGGTGTTGTGCTATGTGGGGCCGAAGCAGGTCACCATCAAGGAGATGATCCTGAAAATCATTCCCAAGCGTATAGCGACGTTCCGGCTCTGTCCTTCCACTAAA TTCCACTTTCTTCCACCATCAACCATTCAAATGAACAACGGGCACGGTGCCATCTTCATCATTGACGATGGCTGTCAGCCAAAGATCGAGCTGGCGTCCAAGGAGCGCAACGTCATCGCGGCCACCTTCACCCACTTCCTGCTGAAGAACATCGGAGGATCGGAAACGTTCAAAGACAAGCAAGACTTCT TACACGAAGTGCGACTT GTGCGCAAGTTCCATTCCAACTACTACCACGAGAAGCTATCGCTGAAGGTGCAGCGCGACAAGATCCTGGAGTCGAGCATGAAGGCGACGAAGAACTTTTCCGTGTCCGATTGGTGCGGCA TTGAGGTTACATTCCAGGGCGAGCAAG GCATTGATTGGGGCGGCCTGAGACGCGAATGGTTCGAACTGGTCTGCAGTGCCCTATTTGACCCCCGTGGCGGTCTGTTCTGTACATTCCACGACAAGCGGCAGGCCCTGGTACATCCGAACCCGAACCGGCCGCCCCATCTGAAGCTAAAGCACTTCGAATTTGCAGGCAAGGTCGTCGGCAAGTGTCTGTATGAGTCGGCACTCGGTGGCACCTACCGGCAGCTCGTACGAGCACGCTTTTCTCGCTCCTTTTTGGCACAGCTGATTGGCCTGCGAGTACACTACAAGTACTTCGAGCAGGACGATCCCGATCTGTACCTGTCGAAGATCAAGTACATCTTGGAGACGGATCTGGATACGAGTGAAAATCTGGAGCTGTACTTCGTGGAGGAGATGTACGACCAGAGTGGTCAGCTGCAGAAGACTGTCGAGCTGATCCCAAACGGAGCAAAGGTGCGGGTTACGAACGCAACCAAGAACCAATATCTGGACGCGTTGGCCCAGCAGCGTCTTTGTAATAACGTCCGAGAGGAGATCGACAGCTTCCTGAAGGGATTGAACGGTATCATTCCAGATAATTTGTTGAGCATTTTCGACGAGAATGAGTTGGAG TTGCTACTCTGTGGTACCGGCGAGTACTCGATCGCTGACTTCCGGGCGAATCACATCATCAACGGAGGTTCGGCCGAGTTCCGCCGCGTTCTTGGTTGGTTTTGGGCGGCCGTCGGTAACTTTTCGCAAACCGAAATGGCGCGTCTACTTCAGTTCACCACTGGCTGCTCCCAGCTACCTCCTGGAGGCTTTCAG GAACTGAATCCTAGGTTTCAAATTACTGCAGCTCCTACGTTTGGTAATCTTCCAACGGCACACTTG TTTCAACAACTTTGCCTGCCCGACTACGAAAGTTACGAGCAGTTTGAGAAGGCACTCATGTTTGCCATCAGCGAGGGCACCGAAGGTTTTGGCATGGTCTAA